A region from the bacterium genome encodes:
- a CDS encoding ROK family protein produces MDDAFELVEPYFTPPLDPDFRPAVLANRAFVAQVEESGMGVPLRIGLERADGSVSTFETMCFGPHSDRFAANLTYAERLVKFLLWQRGGWKVMVGGPAAIGEHIKAVYSPTGARAFDHDFMGGVYEHDFTVEIMDAAAVPATRETTMPLGRHLDGNRIGIDLGGSDYKLAAVKDGQAVWADEFPWDPKTQKDPSYHRERINAGLKEAASHLPSVDAIGGSAAGVWINDRVLVASLFRGIPKDVFNAQVKDLFVNIGKEWGVPLTIVNDGEVTALAGSMELNANAVLGIAMGTSEAAGYVTPDGNITGWLNELAFAPIDYAPSAPVDEWSGDAGCGVQYFNQTGVTRVAAAAGIEFDEGLGLPEKLVVVQDLMKAGDERVVPVYETVGTWFGYALAHYCDFYEVEHCLILGRATTGDGGQIIKEKAEEVLDGEFPELRDKVTLQLPDEANRRVGQSVAAASLPAI; encoded by the coding sequence ATGGATGATGCTTTCGAACTGGTTGAGCCCTACTTCACCCCGCCCCTGGACCCGGACTTCCGCCCGGCTGTGTTGGCCAATAGGGCGTTCGTGGCGCAGGTTGAGGAGTCCGGCATGGGCGTGCCGCTGCGCATCGGCCTGGAGCGTGCTGATGGTTCGGTCTCGACGTTCGAGACCATGTGCTTCGGCCCGCACAGCGACCGCTTCGCCGCGAACCTGACGTACGCCGAGCGCCTCGTGAAGTTCCTGCTGTGGCAGCGCGGCGGCTGGAAGGTCATGGTCGGCGGCCCCGCCGCCATCGGCGAGCACATCAAGGCCGTCTACTCGCCCACCGGCGCGCGCGCCTTTGACCACGACTTCATGGGCGGCGTCTACGAGCACGACTTCACGGTCGAGATCATGGACGCCGCGGCCGTCCCCGCGACCAGGGAGACGACCATGCCGCTGGGCCGCCACCTGGACGGCAACCGCATCGGCATTGACCTGGGCGGCAGCGACTACAAGCTCGCCGCCGTCAAGGATGGCCAGGCCGTGTGGGCGGACGAGTTCCCGTGGGACCCCAAGACCCAGAAGGACCCCAGCTACCACCGCGAGCGCATCAACGCCGGCCTCAAGGAAGCCGCGTCGCACCTGCCCTCCGTGGACGCCATCGGCGGCAGCGCCGCGGGCGTGTGGATCAACGACCGCGTGCTGGTGGCCTCGCTCTTCCGGGGCATCCCCAAGGACGTCTTCAACGCACAGGTCAAGGACCTGTTCGTGAACATCGGCAAGGAGTGGGGCGTGCCGCTGACCATCGTCAACGATGGCGAAGTGACCGCCCTGGCCGGCTCCATGGAGCTGAACGCCAACGCGGTGCTGGGCATCGCCATGGGCACCAGCGAAGCGGCCGGCTATGTCACCCCGGACGGGAACATCACCGGCTGGCTCAATGAGCTGGCCTTCGCGCCGATTGACTACGCCCCCAGCGCTCCCGTGGACGAGTGGTCGGGCGACGCCGGCTGCGGTGTCCAGTACTTCAACCAGACCGGCGTGACCCGCGTGGCCGCCGCCGCGGGCATCGAGTTCGACGAGGGTCTGGGCCTGCCGGAGAAGCTCGTGGTGGTGCAGGACCTCATGAAGGCCGGCGACGAGCGCGTCGTGCCGGTGTACGAGACGGTGGGCACCTGGTTCGGCTATGCGCTGGCTCACTACTGCGACTTCTACGAGGTCGAGCACTGCCTGATCCTGGGCCGCGCTACCACGGGCGACGGCGGCCAGATCATCAAGGAGAAGGCCGAAGAGGTCCTCGACGGCGAGTTCCCCGAGCTGCGCGACAAGGTGACGCTGCAACTGCCCGACGAAGCCAACCGCCGCGTAGGCCAGTCGGTAGCCGCCGCCAGCCTGCCGGCGATCTAG